In a single window of the Trypanosoma brucei brucei TREU927 chromosome 6, complete sequence genome:
- a CDS encoding cyclosome subunit 1, putative, with the protein MQSAYTIKVSERQADGVRDVSVFHHGELHFSTSHRNMKWAVLTRFPAPFTQHGGSLHPAAISLPDEKCDVASACRGNEKQRDPVVVGKSDIDSGSKLMYEYLCVFHCDEPRNRLSHYTAHQPWTICSAYSTADPAAVTHFVLNNINPSCVVPGLRGVFVHGTPQSVPTVPSPLIQVGVNTFQPAADLWWMVSQLAINPVYVSVGGGNPATCLPTGDAAANSTRMHIYNCEDNMECVAPKYALVGSTVLAQFQVSEDRMMVVAVGGNDVRLAMTTVSEHVGIMLWVWWPQRLHMPNLRVKGASVSLTVSESCRANVQVLFLFDASRGSLHVLRTPDLLTAKGSLDLLFTISTNCPPVVLPCMCSSMMQPIMVCNRPSVNEVALYYVPELLRTPLSTNYMATMSLSGVLPKNVIVEGVSYHNGSTVVFEAAVAGSDREPSVAASHQQYAFNFPSLLDEQHPLARFILEALEPVFETECVALLQCELLRRSWKSKRKGQVWDFGTGCLELIANIVHNSMSPNSDRRGSPSGGGRYAAAGGSGSGRSVSQMCDAAPSGLELQTSSACTFVDKNFRLCDVVADPILMTADTLQKNAFRFQDRGHHENHGKFSSELDHGNIWTKKQCGLCVFTLHLLYESLKLQERFWILLEPLARLNLRLSEIMQWSQYTRYYSTCLCETETEDFAGHTTTGASRTGTTVSFQRALPENLLIEYFKFHTSSSTAAVMSGAPPLLYTILQRVLKGKARTSGGWPAIRGITSSNPLSLANKLFFMLVDCFDAPQVTARVPTSWWFTLCKGLLEYDIDPKFVSTELCAGVGQPIERALCIAKDHPDDIWNDDFNTIIGRLDRLQHNLTSTRCVNPAGDVVRTAQERAIGREYRATLNDDDGVIMRPDFPKRWGDSRLDIVQSMFNTAAPITLPSQVDGTDAIYGSLRNLSRRATALPVGRGMFTLCTQNFRVRDSVPIPPLNLEGRTSDGITITNNFEEAEPVNIIWPLFHNGCAAGLRFLSLPHFKGHRSAKEEESITRHWVLYQTRNISCPASRSGLLLAAGLLGHLKVLQRTDIYSLLVSPQSQFSGREAVTIAVLLGLSCSLRGTSNPVVFNCVSMHVQSLTPATEDIEVSLDVQTAASVSLGLLYQGTPDAFFVEMLLIQMSRLPSDEHFRDREGYALGAGFGLGLLLLGTGSSHGVPNVENRLLKFMEGARREAAPSACEGLEVFNEVNPDSGHFLTRAQMARNAKESFRNQSTRVYEGDCFNIAVSGPAAVVALGFIYLQTNDALIADKIAPPNRLVGLQGVFPELCLLRTMMSSLIMWSKVEPTQEWIFQNVPSCLLRLVHSPKKSGLAPSQIRYLTMNLGYCIAGAVLAMGMRFAGSMNADAKVTVLAELNGFLRGFIGSTKTGITSIQNSTGAFLPCISACAIALALVTAGTGDVQCLAVMQKLHKRMNVGYGDHLAISMATGLLFLGGGQLTLSNSLSSVAALIMAFYPVWPETASDNRMHLQALRHLYCLAVVPRLIETIDVLTNRPVSVPVRVIVNRGRLFQNEPSSVVKEMWTPVPKGRENQAVRMVTPCLLPELSTVAQIEIRSAQHYNMTICNMDPNVIGDGGIVVRVLEKNVTSTEDGKSGRSLGEELVVSWIQRLFHEQMQLRPGPIEAGVIIDNVNLLFTCQERFLADLSHSEREFSLDFIMNVRRTLNRRYSGLLRHTGRLSTRHPLSQLIKKQKSVYSTASSLVQTLVSDDGHSSDLAPIAEALLMYAEATGMESTGNSEAFHVSFVMQWLSQALHFYGLVGRTKPLSQLLTKYTDVLQRREQRVYALYRMNQTLLLRPEVLEDLVDCCVELAN; encoded by the coding sequence ATGCAGAGTGCATACACAATAAAGGTTAGTGAAAGGCAGGCTGATGGTGTTCGTGATGTTTCAGTCTTCCATCATGGGGAACTTCACTTTTCAACATCACACCGGAATATGAAGTGGGCCGTTCTTACGCGATTCCCAGCTCCTTTTACACAACATGGGGGCTCCTTACATCCGGCGGCAATCTCACTACCAGATGAAAAATGCGATGTCGCCTCTGCTTGTAGGGGCAACGAGAAACAACGGGATCCAGTTGTTGTTGGGAAGAGTGATATCGACAGTGGGTCAAAACTCATGTATGAATACCTCTGCGTTTTCCACTGCGATGAACCGCGGAACCGTCTTAGTCACTACACTGCTCATCAGCCATGGACTATTTGTTCAGCGTACAGCACAGCGGACCCGGCTGCCGTGACGCACTTCGTGCTAAACAATATTAATCCCTCCTGCGTTGTGCCCGGTCTCCGTGGTGTGTTTGTTCATGGCACACCGCAAAGTGTTCCCACTGTCCCATCACCGTTAATTCAAGTCGGTGTAAACACCTTTCAGCCCGCTGCTGATTTGTGGTGGATGGTCTCTCAGTTGGCGATTAATCCGGTATATGTTTCCGTAGGTGGAGGTAACCCCGCCACGTGTCTTCCCACAGGCGACGCCGCAGCGAATTCAACACGCATGCATATTTACAACTGTGAGGACAACATGGAGTGCGTTGCGCCCAAATATGCACTGGTAGGGTCTACTGTTCTCGCCCAGTTTCAGGTTTCGGAAGATAGAATGATGGTGGTTGCAGTTGGTGGAAATGATGTTCGTTTGGCTATGACCACCGTTAGTGAGCACGTGGGAATTATGTTGTGGGTGTGGTGGCCCCAACGGTTGCATATGCCTAATCTCCGCGTTAAGGGTGCCTCTGTCTCGTTAACGGTGTCGGAGAGTTGCCGTGCCAACGTGCAAgtcctgtttcttttcgacGCCTCGCGTGGTTCGCTACACGTTCTGAGGACACCGGATCTTCTTACAGCTAAGGGATCGCTGGACTTACTGTTTACCATATCAACAAATTGCCCGCCCGTCGTTCTTCCCTGTATGTGCTCTTCCATGATGCAACCCATCATGGTTTGCAATAGGCCTTCTGTGAATGAAGTCGCGCTCTACTACGTCCCGGAACTATTACGAACACCACTGTCTACCAACTACATGGCCACAATGTCTCTTAGCGGGGTGCTACCTAAAAATGTTATCGTTGAAGGAGTGTCGTACCACAACGGTTCGACCGTTGTTTTCGAGGCTGCAGTGGCCGGTAGTGATAGGGAGCCATCTGTTGCAGCTAGTCATCAACAGTATGCATTcaactttccttcacttctggATGAACAACATCCGCTTGCTCGTTTCATTTTGGAGGCTCTTGAGCCGGTGTTCGAAACTGAATGTGTGGCCCTACTGCAATGTGAGTTGCTCCGACGCTCGTGGAAAAGTAAACGCAAAGGGCAAGTATGGGACTTTGGCACTGGATGCTTAGAGCTTATTGCAAACATTGTACACAACAGTATGTCTCCCAATAGTGACAGAAGGGGTAGTCCTTCTGGGGGGGGAAGATACGCGGCAGCGGGTGGCAGCGGTAGTGGTCGGTCCGTCAGTCAAATGTGTGATGCTGCGCCGTCCGGTTTGGAGTTGCAAACTTCCTCAGCTTGCACGTTTGTAGACAAAAATTTTCGTCTTTGCGACGTCGTAGCGGATCCCATTCTCATGACAGCTGACACACTGCAGAAAAATGCCTTTCGGTTTCAAGACCGAGGACATCATGAAAACCATGGAAAGTTTAGTTCTGAACTTGACCATGGAAACATATGGACAAAGAAACAATGTGGGCTATGTGTTTTCACACTCCATCTACTCTACGAAAGTCTCAAGTTACAGGAACGCTTTTGGATTCTACTTGAACCTTTGGCACGGTTAAACCTGCGACTAAGTGAAATTATGCAGTGGTCTCAGTATACTCGTTACTACTCAACATGCTTGTGCGAAACGGAAACTGAAGATTTTGCAGGACACACCACAACTGGCGCCTCTCGAACGGGGACTACCGTTTCTTTCCAGCGCGCGCTCCCCGAGAACCTTCTTATTGAGTATTTCAAATTTCACACCTCTTCCTCGACAGCGGCAGTTATGAGTGGTGCGCCTCCCTTATTGTATACTATTCTTCAGCGTGTGCTTAAGGGGAAAGCACGGACTTCCGGTGGTTGGCCCGCTATTCGTGGCATCACCAGCAGCAATCCACTTTCGTTGGCCAACAAACTCTTTTTTATGCTGGTAGATTGCTTCGATGCACCGCAAGTGACCGCAAGAGTACCTACGAGTTGGTGGTTCACCTTGTGCAAAGGGTTGCTGGAATATGATATTGACCCCAAATTCGTCTCAACGGAGCTCTGCGCTGGCGTTGGGCAGCCTATCGAGAGAGCGTTGTGTATTGCAAAGGACCATCCCGACGATATATGGAATGATGACTTTAATACGATAATTGGGCGTTTGGACAGGCTTCAGCACAATTTAACATCGACACGGTGCGTCAATCCAGCTGGTGATGTTGTGCGGACAGCACAAGAGAGGGCAATCGGTAGGGAGTACAGGGCCACATTGAACGATGACGATGGTGTTATTATGCGGCCTGACTTTCCAAAGCGCTGGGGTGATTCTCGTTTAGATATTGTTCAGAGCATGTTCAATACGGCGGCACCGATCACCCTGCCCAGTCAAGTGGATGGTACGGATGCAATATACGGTTCATTAAGGAACCTTTCAAGGAGAGCAACTGCCTTACCTGTTGGACGTGGAATGTTTACCCTATGTACGCAAAATTTTCGGGTGAGGGACAGTGTCCCGATACCTCCACTCAACCTGGAGGGGCGAACTAGTGATGGCATCACCATTACAAATAATTTTGAGGAGGCAGAGCCAGTGAATATCATATGGCCGCTTTTCCATAACGGGTGTGCTGCAGGACTGCGATTTCTTTCGTTGCCCCATTTCAAAGGACATCGTTcagcaaaagaggaagaatcCATCACACGGCATTGGGTGCTCTATCAGACACGAAATATTTCTTGCCCAGCATCACGATCTGGACTTCTTCTAGCTGCGGGCCTACTCGGCCACCTTAAGGTCCTTCAACGGACCGATATTTATTCCCTTCTCGTATCACCACAGTCCCAGTTCTCGGGACGCGAAGCGGTTACGATTGCTGTGTTGCTGGGGTTAAGCTGTAGTTTACGTGGCACATCAAACCCTGTTGTGTTCAATTGTGTCTCAATGCATGTGCAGTCACTTACGCCAGCCACCGAAGACATCGAAGTTTCACTTGATGTACAAACTGCCGCCTCCGTGTCACTTGGGCTTTTGTACCAGGGAACACCCGATGCCTTTTTTGTCGAGATGTTACTCATTCAAATGTCACGTCTCCCTTCGGATGAGCATTTCCGAGACCGTGAGGGTTACGCCCTTGGTGCAGGTTTTGGTCTTGGACTGTTGCTGCTTGGAACCGGAAGCTCCCATGGCGTGCCCAATGTGGAAAACCGTTTACTGAAGTTTATGGAAGGGGCTCGCCGCGAGGCCGCACCATCCGCGTGTGAAGGACTTGAAGTATTCAACGAAGTCAACCCTGACAGCGGCCACTTTCTGACACGAGCACAAATGGCGCGAAACGCCAAGGAATCGTTTAGGAACCAATCTACACGAGTATACGAAGGCGATTGCTTTAATATAGCTGTCTCCGGTCCTGCTGCTGTGGTAGCACTGGGGTTCATTTATCTGCAAACCAACGATGCGCTCATAGCAGATAAGATTGCTCCACCCAACCGTCTTGTGGGATTGCAAGGAGTTTTCCCGGAGTTGTGCCTCCTTCGGACGATGATGTCTTCCCTTATCATGTGGTCCAAGGTTGAGCCAACACAAGAGTGGATTTTCCAGAATGTCCCATCCTGCCTACTCCGCCTCGTGCACtcaccaaagaaaagtggTCTCGCTCCGTCGCAGATTCGCTATCTGACGATGAATCTTGGTTACTGCATTGCTGGTGCTGTTCTGGCAATGGGCATGCGGTTTGCAGGTTCTATGAATGCGGACGCCAAGGTGACGGTACTTGCGGAATTAAATGGGTTTCTTCGTGGTTTTATCGGTTCTACCAAGACGGGGATCACAAGTATACAGAATTCTACGGGCGCCTTTCTTCCGTGCATTTCGGCGTGCGCGATAGCATTGGCACTAGTTACTGCTGGAACAGGTGATGTTCAATGCCTCGCTGTTATGCAAAAGTTGCACAAACGCATGAATGTGGGTTATGGCGATCATCTTGCTATCTCCATGGCTACTGGACTTCTTTTCCTCGGTGGAGGGCAACTGACACTTTCGAACTCGCTTTCTTCTGTTGCGGCCCTTATCATGGCTTTCTACCCTGTTTGGCCTGAGACAGCGTCTGACAATAGAATGCATCTGCAAGCATTGCGACATCTATACTGTCTCGCCGTGGTTCCCCGACTTATTGAAACAATTGATGTGCTAACGAACCGTCCGGTGTCCGTTCCTGTTCGTGTCATTGTTAATCGAGGAAGGTTGTTTCAAAATGAACCTTCGAGTGTTGTGAAAGAGATGTGGACGCCTGTGCCGAAGGGTAGAGAAAACCAAGCGGTCCGTATGGTGACACCATGCCTCTTGCCTGAACTTAGTACAGTTGCACAAATCGAAATAAGGAGTGCTCAGCACTATAATATGACCATATGCAACATGGACCCCAATGTcattggtgatggtggtaTTGTTGTTCGCGTTCTTGAGAAAAATGTAACCAGCACAGAGGACGGCAAATCTGGTCGTAGCCTTGGGGAGGAACTTGTGGTGAGCTGGATACAACGCCTATTCCATGAACAAATGCAGTTGCGGCCCGGACCAATAGAAGCTGGGGTCATCATTGACAACGTAAACCTCTTGTTCACCTGTCAGGAAAGATTTCTAGCGGATTTGAGTCATTCCGAGCGGGAGTTTTCTTTAGATTTTATAATGAACGTGCGTCGGACGTTAAACCGACGGTACAGCGGCCTATTGCGACATACCGGAAGGTTGTCCACGCGGCACCCTCTTTCTCAGTTGATTAAGAAGCAGAAATCCGTGTATAGCACGGCCTCTTCTCTTGTACAGACACTTGTGAGTGATGATGGGCACTCCAGTGACCTTGCGCCTATTGCGGAAGCCCTTCTCATGTATGCCGAGGCCACAGGAATGGAGTCAACGGGTAACAGCGAAGCCTTCCACGTTTCTTTTGTCATGCAATGGCTTTCTCAGGCACTTCACTTTTACGGTCTTGTCGGACGGACAAAACCTCTGTCGCAGTTGCTAACCAAGTATACTGACGTACTTCAACGGCGGGAACAAAGGGTTTACGCACTCTACCGCATGAACCAAACCTTGTTGCTTCGCCCTGAAGTGCTTGAAGACTTGGTGGATTGCTGTGTAGAGCTGGCAAACTAA
- a CDS encoding RNA pseudouridylate synthase, putative (similar to Ribosomal large subunit pseudouridine synthase A (EC 4.2.1.70)(Pseudouridylate synthase) (Uracil hydrolyase). (Swiss-Prot:Q8Z9J5) {Salmonella typhi}) has translation MVRSIRYSRPKAAPPELLIDFLCCRFPYLTRSAWEQHARDGHLSVIKAARDSCGAGDNRHGVVVPMDYELQQNDEICFNPPRHLEPDINEHVVVLHSDEALLVCVKNGNLPVAEGGRYSANTLVGVLQRLAGNFTWETANGTAEMCLSKATNKETCGLKVNYYPVHRLDKETSGLVVLAKSADAARILSGQFERQSQVLNAQLTKYTGGESLTVVTSSQFDELITMDKSVSKSYIAVLDGSVPEGNEFIVCNRVGLLWEELKDSMKDAEKHTKLKKLKMACYHASVGKNQQLYGRPACSRIRILSSSDTLRVSVARVDILTGRTHQIRLHCAQIGFPVLGDKLYETSTPGRVGGLHAVADDIYLYRARETVSMSWGVEGMSVKRHLLHAAILTFTHPTTRERLEFFAAPHEWFLSDVECDEATKLEENKSGTEILRDLLDRAVRGLASHRFQEKVITTFCYQ, from the coding sequence ATGGTACGCAGCATTCGCTACAGCAGACCCAAGGCGGCGCCCCCTGAGTTGTTGATTGACTTCCTTTGCTGCCGTTTTCCGTACCTTACGCGCAGTGCGTGGGAACAACACGCAAGGGACGGGCACCTATCGGTAATAAAGGCCGCTAGAGACAGTTGTGGAGCGGGTGATAACCGTCATGGCGTCGTAGTTCCAATGGATTACGAACTACAGCAAAATGACGAAATATGTTTTAATCCCCCACGTCACTTAGAACCCGACATTAACGAACACGTCGTCGTTCTTCACAGTGACGAGGCTCTCCTCGTTTGTGTCAAAAACGGAAATCTCCCCGTGGCTGAGGGTGGTCGGTATAGTGCCAACACTTTGGTAGGTGTCCTTCAGCGACTGGCAGGAAACTTCACATGGGAGACGGCAAATGGTACAGCGGAAATGTGTCTCTCCAAGGCGACAAACAAGGAAACGTGTGGCCTGAAGGTTAATTATTACCCTGTACACCGACTTGACAAGGAAACGTCAGGGCTTGTTGTGCTTGCCAAGAGCGCAGATGCGGCAAGGATTCTTTCTGGACAGTTTGAAAGGCAATCTCAAGTTTTGAATGCACAATTAACAAAATATACTGGGGGTGAATCCCTTACGGTTGTTACCTCTTCACAGTTCGACGAACTTATAACTATGGATAAGTCAGTTTCTAAGTCATATATTGCAGTTCTTGATGGATCCGTTCCAGAGGGTAATGAATTTATTGTATGTAACCGCGTTGGTTTACTCTGGGAAGAACTGAAAGACTCtatgaaagatgcggagaAACACACCAAACTAAAGAAATTAAAGATGGCGTGTTACCACGCTTCGGTAGGAAAAAATCAACAACTCTACGGGCGACCAGCATGCTCTCGTATTCGTATCCTTAGTAGCAGTGATACCCTCCGAGTCTCCGTAGCTCGCGTAGACATTCTGACAGGGAGGACTCACCAAATTCGCTTACACTGTGCGCAGATTGGCTTTCCTGTACTTGGCGATAAGTTGTATGAAACATCGACTCCTGGCAGGGTGGGCGGTTTGCATGCTGTCGCTGACGATATATATCTCTACCGTGCCAGAGAAACTGTAAGCATGTCGTGGGGAGTGGAAGGGATGAGCGTGAAACGCCACTTGTTGCATGCCGCCATACTTACCTTCACTCATCCAACCACGAGGGAAAGGTTGGAGTTCTTCGCGGCCCCACATGAGTGGTTCCTTAGCGATGTGGAATGTGATGAGGCAACAAAactggaggaaaataaatccGGTACAGAGATTTTGCGGGACCTCCTCGATAGGGCTGTACGTGGCTTGGCATCCCATCGTTTCCAAGAAAAGGTTATCACTACCTTCTGTTATCAGTGA
- a CDS encoding intraflagellar transport (IFT) protein, putative produces the protein MDDDKLVMFDANGAIRMYDPEKFDQLVKTIEVEKRFTTRMDEFKNIVNQTMSIVEQLGKAIEEEKLKAIGSRNIVESEAEERFRTVQEAQVRLREKQAELDRYIAEYDSLKKVEQEQEMYIKHLSHASRE, from the coding sequence ATGGATGATGATAAACTTGTGATGTTTGACGCCAATGGCGCCATACGCATGTACGACCCGGAGAAATTCGACCAACTAGTGAAGACGATCGAAGTCGAAAAACGCTTTACCACACGTATGGACGAGTTCAAGAACATCGTCAATCAGACTATGTCGATTGTTGAGCAACTGGGAAAGGCcattgaagaggaaaaattgAAAGCGATTGGATCTCGCAACATCGTAGAAAGCGAAGCAGAGGAGCGCTTTCGCACTGTACAGGAGGCGCAAGTAAGGCTCCGTGAAAAGCAAGCGGAACTCGACCGTTATATTGCAGAATATGATTCATTGAAGAAAGTGGAACAAGAACAGGAGATGTACATCAAGCACCTGAGTCACGCCTCGCGTGAGTAG
- a CDS encoding mannosyltransferase — MELQSLIDTVSLQKLLLLGALLRLILIAYAFFHDQWFRVKYTDIDYMIVVDGARHMWNGGSPFDRTTFRYTPLLAALVMPSIWIANPMGKLIFASSDLGAAWYCYGVLKSFAKERSAKWMVSLFILFNPIVLSVSTRGNSDMLVTFMSLMVLSKFARRKCYQAAAVLGFAVHFKIYPIIYALPLTLGVWEQSVAASTNTWRRVVKTAVVVSICALMAAISFAVPTVLCYMKYGQQYLNEAFIYHVYREDHRHNFSPYWLLMYLNMARRHLGQGVDFSPRLVAFAPQAVVLSFVSYKLRRNTAHACCVQTVLFVAFNKVCTVQYFVWFIPFLAFLFCEPKEVEDDESGGSGAFKFFSWVKALGVVLMWAATIPLWVTTAVPLEFHGYSDFAQLWIVSCLFFLAMVVLASMLARIAYRVQCTKCSAKSIKVA, encoded by the coding sequence ATGGAACTGCAGTCGCTTATAGACACGGTGAGTTTGCAAAAACTGCTGCTTCTGGGTGCCTTGTTGCGTTTAATTCTTATCGCGTATGCATTCTTTCATGATCAATGGTTTAGGGTAAAATATACGGATATTGATTACATGATCGTTGTGGATGGGGCGCGACACATGTGGAATGGGGGCTCTCCTTTCGATCGCACGACGTTTCGTTATACCCCCCTTCTTGCTGCGTTAGTGATGCCCAGCATTTGGATTGCGAATCCCATGGGAAAGTTGATATTCGCTTCTTCGGACTTAGGTGCGGCGTGGTATTGTTACGGTGTGCTGAAAAGTTTTGCCAAGGAAAGAAGTGCGAAGTGGATGGTGTCTTTATTTATCTTGTTTAATCCGATTGTTCTGAGTGTGTCCACACGGGGGAACAGCGACATGCTGGTTACTTTCATGAGTTTGATGGTTTTGTCTAAGTTCGCTCGTCGTAAGTGCTATCAAGCAGCGGCCGTTCTTGGTTTCGCCGTTCACTTTAAGATATACCCGATAATATATGCTCTTCCGCTTACCCTTGGTGTGTGGGAACAATCTGTTGCGGCGAGCACAAACACGTGGAGACGGGTGGTCAAAACAGCAGTCGTCGTGTCAATATGCGCACTAATGGCTGCAATTTCCTTCGCAGTACCCACGGTCCTTTGTTACATGAAGTATGGACAACAGTACCTCAACGAGGCCTTTATTTACCATGTATATCGCGAAGATCATCGTCACAACTTTTCACCGTATTGGTTGCTGATGTATCTCAACATGGCGAGACGTCATCTGGGACAAGGTGTTGACTTCTCCCCGCGCCTCGTTGCGTTTGCTCCTCAGGCAGTGGTGTTGAGTTTTGTATCGTACAAACTCCGCCGCAACACGGCGCATGCTTGCTGTGTGCAGACGGTGTTGTTCGTTGCCTTTAATAAAGTGTGCACTGTACAATATTTTGTGTGGTTTATCCCCTTTCTTGCGTTCCTTTTCTGTGAGCCAAAAGAGGTGGAGGACGACGAAAGTGGTGGCAGCGGTGCGttcaaatttttttcctGGGTGAAGGCGCTCGGTGTGGTGCTGATGTgggcagcaaccattcctcTATGGGTCACCACCGCCGTGCCGCTGGAGTTTCACGGTTATAGTGACTTTGCACAACTCTGGATTGTTTcgtgccttttctttttggcgATGGTTGTACTCGCTTCCATGTTAGCACGCATTGCGTATCGGGTTCAGTGTACGAAGTGTTCAGCGAAGTCGATCAAAGTAGCTTAG